The following proteins are encoded in a genomic region of Brachypodium distachyon strain Bd21 chromosome 1, Brachypodium_distachyon_v3.0, whole genome shotgun sequence:
- the LOC104581853 gene encoding B3 domain-containing protein Os03g0184500: MAIEKGISPYEAARERKVQENKRKMEALNLHHLSAAVAHAPKTPSPMKQKRRRIIQAAVVAPSPPRRSRRLAHLPEVKYAEVAPESERMKRWSPRKPTEIMCWGSGGSISMEARLEAARKAEELESELDPEFPSFVKRMLHSHVVRGFWLGLPSHFCDSYLPKQDSTITLVDEKDEEFETNYLAYKKGLSGGWAGFALSHGILDGDSTVFQLIKPTTFKVHIIRATVDNDNKESE; encoded by the exons ATGGCGATCGAGAAGGGGATATCGCCGTacgaggcggcgcgggagagGAAGGTGCAGGAGAACAAGCGCAAGATGGAGGCGCTCAACCTGCACcacctctccgccgccgtcgcccacGCCCCCAAGACCCCCTCCCCCATG AAGCAGAAGAGGCGCAGGATCATCCAGGCGGCGGTCGTGGCTCCCTCCCCTCCGAGGAGGTCACGTCGGCTGGCCCACCTCCCTGAGGTCAAGTATGCAGAG GTAGCACCAGAAAGCGAGAGAATGAAGAG GTGGTCTCCTAGAAAGCCAACTGAAATTATGTGCTGGGGAAGTGGTGGATCAATTTCCATGGAAGCCAGATTGGAGGCAGCAAGAAAAGCAGAGGAGTTGGAATCAGAACTTGACCCTGAATTTCCATCCTTTGTGAAACGGATGTTACATTCACATGTGGTGCGAGGGTTCTGGTTG ggtcTGCCTAGCCATTTCTGTGACTCATACCTGCCAAAACAAGATTCCACTATCACTTTGGTGGATGAGAAAGATGAAGAATTCGAGACAAATTACCTTGCCTACAAGAAGGGGCTAAGTGGTGGCTGGGCTGGCTTTGCTTTGAGCCACGGAATTCTGGATGGAGACTCGACGGTTTTTCAGTTGATTAAGCCTACAACCTTCAAG GTGCATATAATCCGAGCAACCGTGGATAATGACAACAAGGAATCGGAGTGA
- the LOC100823952 gene encoding probable leucine-rich repeat receptor-like protein kinase At2g28990 isoform X1 codes for MPIPIAFSLLPLLIVVTTFPSSSAAATAAPAVPQPRGTRSHTCHACNTLYLIHCADRCFPIVTGLHMNCGADKELHIGSIKWVPDAAFIAVGNASSVNKPSVLPVLSTLRHFPDATARKYCYNIPAAKGSRYLVRTTYFYGGADDPPVFDQIVDGTLWSAVNTTDSARRGMSTYFELVAQAQGKSMSVCLARRNDTTSSPFISSLEVVTLEDSMYNATDFGKFVLSTVARNALGTKGDIFSYPDDQYSRYWAPFMDGNPTVESHTAISPADFWNQPPPKALKGGLTTSRGKNLTVQWPPLELPATSYYVVFYFQDSRTASPYSWRVFNVAVNGKDFFRGLNATAAGVMVYANMMQLAGKTEILLTPNETSPVGPLINAAEIYQIVPVGGRTATKDVVAMEELARSLKNTPPDWAGDPCLPPQNSWTGVKCSADAPVRVLSLDLKNHSLSGSLPDSFGNLTGLNTIFLSGNKLSGPIPDLSNMQSLAALHLDDNQFSGAINPSLGVLVNLKELFLNNNNLSGQIPLVLKTKPGLVMKIEGNKLV; via the exons ATGCCAATCCCCATcgccttctccctcctccccctcctcatcgtcgtcacCACCTTTCCCTCCTCcagtgccgccgccaccgctgccccGGCCGTCCCGCAACCCAGAGGTACGCGGTCACAcacatgccatgcatgcaacacACTGTACTTAATACATTGTGCCGATCGATGTTTTCCGATCGTGACAGGATTGCACATGAACTGCGGGGCGGACAAGGAGCTGCATATCGGGAGCATCAAATGGGTCCCCGACGCGGCGTTCATCGCCGTGGGCAACGCCTCCTCCGTCAACAAGCCCAGCGTCCTCCCCGTGCTCTCCACGCTGCGCCACTTCCCGGACGCCACGGCGCGCAAGTACTGCTACAACATCCCGGCCGCCAAGGGCTCGCGCTACCTCGTCCGCACGACCTACTTCTacggcggcgccgatgacCCGCCCGTGTTCGACCAGATCGTGGACGGCACCCTATGGAGCGCCGTCAACACCACCGACAGCGCCCGCCGCGGCATGTCCACCTACTTCGAGCTCGTGGCccaggcgcaggggaagtcCATGAGCGTGTGCCTGGCGCGCCGCAACGACACCACGTCCAGCCCCTTCATCTCCTCCCTGGAGGTCGTCACCCTCGAGGACTCCATGTACAACGCCACGGACTTCGGCAAGTTCGTCCTCAGCACCGtcgcgcgcaacgccctcGGCACCAAGGGCGACATCTTCAG CTATCCAGATGACCAGTACAGCCGGTACTGGGCGCCGTTCATGGACGGCAACCCGACGGTGGAGAGCCACACGGCCATCTCCCCGGCAGACTTCTGGAACCAGCCGCCGCCCAAGGCCCTCAAGGGCGGGCTCACGACGAGTCGGGGCAAGAACCTGACGGTGCAGTGGCCGCCCCTGGAGCTGCCCGCGACAAGCTATTACGTGGTCTTCTACTTCCAGGACTCGCGCACGGCCAGCCCCTACAGCTGGCGCGTGTTCAACGTGGCCGTCAACGGGAAGGACTTCTTCAGGGGCCTCAAcgccacggcggccggcgtcaTGGTGTACGCCAACATGATGCAGCTGGCCGGCAAGACGGAGATCCTGCTCACGCCCAACGAGACGTCCCCCGTCGGCCCGCTCATCAACGCCGCCGAGATCTACCAGATCGTGCCCGTCGGCGGCAGGACGGCTACCAAAGATG TGGTTGCCATGGAAGAACTCGCGAGGAGCCTCAAGAACACACCGCCGGACTGGGCCGGCGACCCTTGCCTGCCGCCGCAGAACTCGTGGACAGGGGTGAAATGTTCCGCGGACGCACCAGTACGCGTCTTATCACT GGATCTAAAAAATCATAGTCTTTCAGGATCTCTTCCCGACAGCTTTGGAAATTTGACTGGGCTGAACACCAT TTTTCTCAGTGGCAACAAACTCTCAGGCCCCATACCTGACTTAAGCAACATGCAGAGCTTAGCAGCATT GCATCTTGATGACAATCAGTTCAGCGGAGCAATCAACCCGTCGCTGGGAGTACTCGTCAATCTTAAGGAGCT GTTCCTGAACAACAACAATCTCTCTGGCCAGATACCACTTGTCCTGAAAACCAAGCCTGGACTCGTCATGAA GATTGAGGGGAACAAACTTGTGTGA
- the LOC100829741 gene encoding uncharacterized protein LOC100829741, with the protein MRVVVTGATGYLGGRLCAALAGAGHAVRAFVRRTSDASGLPAGAELAYGEVGDVDSLAAAFDGCDAVFHVAAVVEPWLPDPSVFATVNVGGLENVLKAAKRTPTVKKIIYTSSFFAVGPTDGYVADETQMHQGKTFCTEYEKSKVLADRIALQAAAEGVPITIVYPGVIYGPGKLTTGNLVSRILIERFNGRLPGYIGDGYDRESFCHVDDVVSGHVAAMEKGRVGERYLLTGENMSFMQIFNMAANITNTKAPSFHVPLWLIEIYGWISVFISCITGKLPLISYPTVHVLRHQWAYACDKAKRELGYSPRNLTEGLSEMLLWLKDDKLIKF; encoded by the exons ATGAGGGTGGTGGTGACGGGCGCGACGGGGTACCTGGGCGGGCGCCTGTGCGCGGCGCTGGCGGGCGCGGGCCACGCCGTGCGCGCGTTCGTTCGCCGGACCAGCGACGCCTCCGGCCtgccggccggcgccgagctGGCCTACGGTGAAGTCGGCGACGTGGATtcactcgccgccgccttcgacgGCTGCGACGCCGTGTTccacgtcgccgccgtcgtcgagcCCTGGCTCCCCGACCCCTCGGTCTTCGCTACC GTCAATGTGGGAGGACTGGAGAATGTGTTGAAGGCAGCCAAGAGAACACCCACAGTAAAGAAGATAATATATACGTCGTCGTTCTTCGCAGTTGGGCCAACAGATGGTTATGTTGCAGATGAGACACAG ATGCATCAAGGGAAAACATTTTGCACGGAGTATGAGAAATCAAAGGTTCTTGCAGATAGAATTGCActgcaggcagcagcagagggGGTGCCAATAACCATCGTTTACCCAGGAGTTATCTATGGTCCTGGAAAACTTACAACCGGAAACCTTGTTTCCCGCATT TTAATTGAAAGGTTTAATGGCCGTCTACCTGGTTATATTGGAGATGGGTATGATCGAGAATCATTTTGCCATGTCGATGATGTTGTTAGTGGGCACGTAGCAGCTATGGAGAAGGGCAGAGTGGGCGAAAGATATCTCCTCACTGGAGAAAACATGTCATTCATGCAGATTTTCAATATGGCTGCCAATATCACAAATACAAAGGCTCCCTCATTTCACGTACCACTCTGGTTGATTGAAATTTACGGGTGGATTTCAGTTTTCATTTCTTGCATCACTGGAAAGCTCCCACTTATCAGTTACCCT ACAGTGCATGTTCTTAGACATCAATGGGCATATGCATGTGACAAAGCCAAGAGAGAGCTGGGCTACAGTCCGAGAAACTTAACAGAAGGTTTATCTGAGATGCTTCTATGGCTCAAGGATGACAAACTGATCAAATTTTAG
- the LOC100823952 gene encoding probable leucine-rich repeat receptor-like protein kinase At2g28990 isoform X2, whose translation MPIPIAFSLLPLLIVVTTFPSSSAAATAAPAVPQPRGLHMNCGADKELHIGSIKWVPDAAFIAVGNASSVNKPSVLPVLSTLRHFPDATARKYCYNIPAAKGSRYLVRTTYFYGGADDPPVFDQIVDGTLWSAVNTTDSARRGMSTYFELVAQAQGKSMSVCLARRNDTTSSPFISSLEVVTLEDSMYNATDFGKFVLSTVARNALGTKGDIFSYPDDQYSRYWAPFMDGNPTVESHTAISPADFWNQPPPKALKGGLTTSRGKNLTVQWPPLELPATSYYVVFYFQDSRTASPYSWRVFNVAVNGKDFFRGLNATAAGVMVYANMMQLAGKTEILLTPNETSPVGPLINAAEIYQIVPVGGRTATKDVVAMEELARSLKNTPPDWAGDPCLPPQNSWTGVKCSADAPVRVLSLDLKNHSLSGSLPDSFGNLTGLNTIFLSGNKLSGPIPDLSNMQSLAALHLDDNQFSGAINPSLGVLVNLKELFLNNNNLSGQIPLVLKTKPGLVMKIEGNKLV comes from the exons ATGCCAATCCCCATcgccttctccctcctccccctcctcatcgtcgtcacCACCTTTCCCTCCTCcagtgccgccgccaccgctgccccGGCCGTCCCGCAACCCAGAG GATTGCACATGAACTGCGGGGCGGACAAGGAGCTGCATATCGGGAGCATCAAATGGGTCCCCGACGCGGCGTTCATCGCCGTGGGCAACGCCTCCTCCGTCAACAAGCCCAGCGTCCTCCCCGTGCTCTCCACGCTGCGCCACTTCCCGGACGCCACGGCGCGCAAGTACTGCTACAACATCCCGGCCGCCAAGGGCTCGCGCTACCTCGTCCGCACGACCTACTTCTacggcggcgccgatgacCCGCCCGTGTTCGACCAGATCGTGGACGGCACCCTATGGAGCGCCGTCAACACCACCGACAGCGCCCGCCGCGGCATGTCCACCTACTTCGAGCTCGTGGCccaggcgcaggggaagtcCATGAGCGTGTGCCTGGCGCGCCGCAACGACACCACGTCCAGCCCCTTCATCTCCTCCCTGGAGGTCGTCACCCTCGAGGACTCCATGTACAACGCCACGGACTTCGGCAAGTTCGTCCTCAGCACCGtcgcgcgcaacgccctcGGCACCAAGGGCGACATCTTCAG CTATCCAGATGACCAGTACAGCCGGTACTGGGCGCCGTTCATGGACGGCAACCCGACGGTGGAGAGCCACACGGCCATCTCCCCGGCAGACTTCTGGAACCAGCCGCCGCCCAAGGCCCTCAAGGGCGGGCTCACGACGAGTCGGGGCAAGAACCTGACGGTGCAGTGGCCGCCCCTGGAGCTGCCCGCGACAAGCTATTACGTGGTCTTCTACTTCCAGGACTCGCGCACGGCCAGCCCCTACAGCTGGCGCGTGTTCAACGTGGCCGTCAACGGGAAGGACTTCTTCAGGGGCCTCAAcgccacggcggccggcgtcaTGGTGTACGCCAACATGATGCAGCTGGCCGGCAAGACGGAGATCCTGCTCACGCCCAACGAGACGTCCCCCGTCGGCCCGCTCATCAACGCCGCCGAGATCTACCAGATCGTGCCCGTCGGCGGCAGGACGGCTACCAAAGATG TGGTTGCCATGGAAGAACTCGCGAGGAGCCTCAAGAACACACCGCCGGACTGGGCCGGCGACCCTTGCCTGCCGCCGCAGAACTCGTGGACAGGGGTGAAATGTTCCGCGGACGCACCAGTACGCGTCTTATCACT GGATCTAAAAAATCATAGTCTTTCAGGATCTCTTCCCGACAGCTTTGGAAATTTGACTGGGCTGAACACCAT TTTTCTCAGTGGCAACAAACTCTCAGGCCCCATACCTGACTTAAGCAACATGCAGAGCTTAGCAGCATT GCATCTTGATGACAATCAGTTCAGCGGAGCAATCAACCCGTCGCTGGGAGTACTCGTCAATCTTAAGGAGCT GTTCCTGAACAACAACAATCTCTCTGGCCAGATACCACTTGTCCTGAAAACCAAGCCTGGACTCGTCATGAA GATTGAGGGGAACAAACTTGTGTGA
- the LOC100824260 gene encoding UDP-glucuronate:xylan alpha-glucuronosyltransferase 2 isoform X2: MATPTTEIRIENAGRAPAMFDELRGRLRMGLVNIGRDDLLPLGVEGDAVAVDFDKVSDTFKWSDLFPEWIDEEEEDGVPSCPEIPMPDFSRHRNDDDVDVVVAALPCNRTSKGWNRDVFRLQVHLVAAHMAARKGRRVRGGGKVRVVLRSECEPMMDLFRCDEAAGREGDWWMYMVDVARLEEKLRLPVGSCNLAMPLWGPTGIHEVFNASSAAAATGGSSSSNPKREAYATVLHSSDTYLCGAIVLAQSIRRAGSTRDLVLLHDHTVSKPALRALSAAGWIPRRIRRIRNPRAARGTYNEYNYSKFRLWQLTEYARVVFVDADILVLRSLDALFGFPQLTAVGNDGSLFNSGIMVIEPSRCTFDALVRARRSIVSYNGGDQGFLNEVFVWWHRLPRRVNYLKNFWANTTQERALKERLFGADPAEVWAIHYLGLKPWRCYRDYDCNWNVGDQRVYASDEAHRRWWQVYDDMGDVMRGPCGLSERRKIEIGWERHVAQELGYDDQHWKINITDPRKWE; the protein is encoded by the exons ATGGCGACACCGACGACGGAGATCAGGATAGAGAACGCGGGGCGCGCCCCGGCCATGTTCGACGAGCTGCGGGGCCGGCTGCGGATGGGCCTGGTGAACATCGGCCGCGACGATCTCCTGCCCCTCGGCGTAGAAGGCGACGCGGTGGCCGTCGACTTCGACAAGGTCTCCGACACGTTCAAGTGGTCGGACCTCTTCCCGGAGTGGatcgacgaggaagaagaggacggCGTCCCGTCCTGCCCGGAGATCCCGATGCCAGACTTCTCCCGGCACcgcaacgacgacgacgtggaCGTGGTCGTGGCCGCGCTGCCGTGCAACCGGACGTCGAAAGGCTGGAACCGGGACGTGTTCAGGCTGCAGGTGCACCTCGTGGCGGCGCACATGGCGGCGCGGAAGGGCCGGCGGGTgcggggcggcggcaaggTGCGCGTGGTGCTGCGGAGCGAGTGCGAGCCGATGATGGACCTGTTCCGGTGCGACGAGGCGGCTGGGAGGGAAGGGGACTGGTGGATGTACATGGTCGACGTCGCGCGGCTGGAGGAGAAGCTCCGGCTGCCCGTTGGCTCCTGCAACCTCGCCATGCCGCTCTGGGGACCGACAG GCATCCACGAGGTGTTCAAcgcgtcgtcggcggcggcggccaccggcggcagcagcagcagcaacccgAAGCGCGAGGCGTACGCGACGGTGCTGCACTCGTCCGACACGTACCTGTGCGGCGCCATCGTGCTGGCGCAGAGCATCCGGCGCGCGGGCTCCACCCGCGACCTGGTGCTCCTCCACGACCACACGGTCTCCAAGCCGGCCCTCCGCGCCCTGTCCGCGGCTGGCTGGATCCCGCGCCGGATCCGGCGCATCCGCAACCCGCGGGCCGCCCGTGGCACCTACAACGAGTACAACTACAGCAAGTTCCGCCTCTGGCAGCTGACGGAGTACGCCCGCGTGGTGTTCGTGGACGCCGACATCCTGGTGCTCCGCAGCCTGGACGCGCTCTTCGGCTTCCCGCAGCTCACCGCCGTGGGCAACGACGGCTCCCTCTTCAACTCGGGCATCATGGTGATCGAGCCGTCCCGGTGCACGTTCGACGCGCTCGTCCGGGCCCGCCGCAGCATCGTGTCCTACAACGGCGGTGACCAGGGGTTCCTCAACGAGGTGTTCGTCTGGTGGCACCGCCTGCCCCGCCGCGTCAACTACCTCAAGAACTTCTGGGCCAACACCACGCAGGAGAGGGCGCTCAAGGAGCGGCTCTTCGGGGCGGACCCTGCCGAGGTGTGGGCGATACACTACCTGGGCTTGAAGCCCTGGAGGTGCTACAGGGACTACGACTGCAACTGGAATGTGGGCGACCAGCGGGTGTACGCCAGCGACGAGGCGCACAGGCGGTGGTGGCAGGTGTACGATGACATGGGGGATGTGATGAGGGGCCCGTGTGGGCTGTCGGAGCGGAGGAAGATCGAGATCGGCTGGGAAAGGCACGTCGCGCAGGAGCTCGGCTACGACGACCAGCACTGGAAGATCAACATCACCGACCCCCGCAAGTGGGAGTAG
- the LOC100829429 gene encoding origin of replication complex subunit 2 isoform X2 — protein MASRGFHAVASSGSEDEEEEAGLSRSYFLAKEKEPSGKKRARAAAGKLSDLNIVDEQVLRASLAEIPPKHEKEVDALTKSYKDQYRNWLFELRCGFSLLMYGFGSKKLLLEDFASTTLTDFTVMVINGYLPSINLKQVMVTIAELFWEQTKLNRKHKSGTKSQPQSFASQSIDDIISFLNNQASEGDDHVCLLIHNIDGPALRDAESQQCLAQVSCCPQVHIVASVDHVNAPLLWDKKMVHTQFKWSWYHVPTFAPYKVEGVFYPLILASGGHAQTTKTALVVLQSLTPNAQSVFRVLAEYQLANEKEEGMPVSSLYTKCRERFLVSSQVTLNSHLTEFKDHDLVKIRKHSDGQDCLHIPLVSDALEKLLQELA, from the exons ATGGCCTCGAGAGGCTTCCACGCGGTGGCTAGCTCCGGCTctgaggacgaggaggaggaggcgggttTGTCCAGGAGCTATTTCCtcgccaaggagaaggagccCTCCGGCAAGAAGCGCGCCCGCGCTGCCGCTGGCAAACTCTCCGATCTCAACATCGTCGACGAGCAG GTGTTGCGAGCATCCCTTGCTGAGATACCCCCGAAGCATGAGAAGGAGGTCGATGCCCTCACGAAAAGCTACAAGGACCAATACCGCAACTGGCTTTTCGAGCTTAG GTGTGGTTTTAGCCTCTTGATGTATGGCTTTGGATCTAAGAAGCTGTTGTTGGAGGATTTTGCTTCGACGACCTTGACTGATTTCACGGTCATGGTGATCAATGGCTATCTTCCGTCCATCAACTTGAAGCAA GTCATGGTAACAATAGCTGAATTATTTTGGGAGCAAACAAAGCTTAATCGGAAACACAAGTCAGGAACAAAGTCCCAACCACAATCATTTGCCTCCCAATCAATAGATGACATTATCTCATTTCTAAATAACCAAGCATCTGAAGGAGATGATCATGTGTGCCTTCTTATTCACAATATTGATGGACCCGCTTTGCGTGATGCTGAATCACAGCAGTGTCTAGCACAAGTTTCTTGCTGCCCACAAGTCCATATTGTTGCATCAGTAGATCATGTCAATGCACCTTTAT TGTGGGACAAGAAGATGGTGCATACACAGTTTAAATGGAGCTGGTACCATGTCCCAACATTTGCGCCTTACAAAGTTGAAGGAGTTTTCTACCCGTTGATACTTGCTAGTGGTGGTCATGCACAAACCACAAAAACTGCCCTTGTTGTTCTTCAAAGTCTGACACCAAATGCACAAAGTGTCTTTAGAGTTCTTGCTGAATATCAATTGGCAAATGAAAAAGAGGAAG GTATGCCTGTCAGCAGCTTGTATACAAAGTGTCGTGAGCGCTTCCTGGTAAGCAGTCAAGTGACATTGAACTCACACCTGACAGAGTTCAAAGATCATGATCTGGTCAAGATCAGAAAGCACTCTGATGGTCAAGATTGCCTCCACATTCCCCTTGTTTCTGATGCACTGGAGAAATTGCTGCAAGAATTAGCATGA
- the LOC100829429 gene encoding origin of replication complex subunit 2 isoform X1, which produces MIQWVNRLCLLPSSIFAAAVAENPMASRGFHAVASSGSEDEEEEAGLSRSYFLAKEKEPSGKKRARAAAGKLSDLNIVDEQVLRASLAEIPPKHEKEVDALTKSYKDQYRNWLFELRCGFSLLMYGFGSKKLLLEDFASTTLTDFTVMVINGYLPSINLKQVMVTIAELFWEQTKLNRKHKSGTKSQPQSFASQSIDDIISFLNNQASEGDDHVCLLIHNIDGPALRDAESQQCLAQVSCCPQVHIVASVDHVNAPLLWDKKMVHTQFKWSWYHVPTFAPYKVEGVFYPLILASGGHAQTTKTALVVLQSLTPNAQSVFRVLAEYQLANEKEEGMPVSSLYTKCRERFLVSSQVTLNSHLTEFKDHDLVKIRKHSDGQDCLHIPLVSDALEKLLQELA; this is translated from the exons ATGATACAATGG GTTAaccgcctctgcctcctcccGTCTTCCATCtttgcggcggcggtggccgaaAATCCTATGGCCTCGAGAGGCTTCCACGCGGTGGCTAGCTCCGGCTctgaggacgaggaggaggaggcgggttTGTCCAGGAGCTATTTCCtcgccaaggagaaggagccCTCCGGCAAGAAGCGCGCCCGCGCTGCCGCTGGCAAACTCTCCGATCTCAACATCGTCGACGAGCAG GTGTTGCGAGCATCCCTTGCTGAGATACCCCCGAAGCATGAGAAGGAGGTCGATGCCCTCACGAAAAGCTACAAGGACCAATACCGCAACTGGCTTTTCGAGCTTAG GTGTGGTTTTAGCCTCTTGATGTATGGCTTTGGATCTAAGAAGCTGTTGTTGGAGGATTTTGCTTCGACGACCTTGACTGATTTCACGGTCATGGTGATCAATGGCTATCTTCCGTCCATCAACTTGAAGCAA GTCATGGTAACAATAGCTGAATTATTTTGGGAGCAAACAAAGCTTAATCGGAAACACAAGTCAGGAACAAAGTCCCAACCACAATCATTTGCCTCCCAATCAATAGATGACATTATCTCATTTCTAAATAACCAAGCATCTGAAGGAGATGATCATGTGTGCCTTCTTATTCACAATATTGATGGACCCGCTTTGCGTGATGCTGAATCACAGCAGTGTCTAGCACAAGTTTCTTGCTGCCCACAAGTCCATATTGTTGCATCAGTAGATCATGTCAATGCACCTTTAT TGTGGGACAAGAAGATGGTGCATACACAGTTTAAATGGAGCTGGTACCATGTCCCAACATTTGCGCCTTACAAAGTTGAAGGAGTTTTCTACCCGTTGATACTTGCTAGTGGTGGTCATGCACAAACCACAAAAACTGCCCTTGTTGTTCTTCAAAGTCTGACACCAAATGCACAAAGTGTCTTTAGAGTTCTTGCTGAATATCAATTGGCAAATGAAAAAGAGGAAG GTATGCCTGTCAGCAGCTTGTATACAAAGTGTCGTGAGCGCTTCCTGGTAAGCAGTCAAGTGACATTGAACTCACACCTGACAGAGTTCAAAGATCATGATCTGGTCAAGATCAGAAAGCACTCTGATGGTCAAGATTGCCTCCACATTCCCCTTGTTTCTGATGCACTGGAGAAATTGCTGCAAGAATTAGCATGA
- the LOC100824260 gene encoding UDP-glucuronate:xylan alpha-glucuronosyltransferase 2 isoform X1: MKAPPGAGESLIKSPVSGLRATAIVKLNAAFIAFFLLAYMALLLHPKYSHLLDRGAASLVRCTFRDGACPSQSPLSRKLGGTAAANKVAMATPTTEIRIENAGRAPAMFDELRGRLRMGLVNIGRDDLLPLGVEGDAVAVDFDKVSDTFKWSDLFPEWIDEEEEDGVPSCPEIPMPDFSRHRNDDDVDVVVAALPCNRTSKGWNRDVFRLQVHLVAAHMAARKGRRVRGGGKVRVVLRSECEPMMDLFRCDEAAGREGDWWMYMVDVARLEEKLRLPVGSCNLAMPLWGPTGIHEVFNASSAAAATGGSSSSNPKREAYATVLHSSDTYLCGAIVLAQSIRRAGSTRDLVLLHDHTVSKPALRALSAAGWIPRRIRRIRNPRAARGTYNEYNYSKFRLWQLTEYARVVFVDADILVLRSLDALFGFPQLTAVGNDGSLFNSGIMVIEPSRCTFDALVRARRSIVSYNGGDQGFLNEVFVWWHRLPRRVNYLKNFWANTTQERALKERLFGADPAEVWAIHYLGLKPWRCYRDYDCNWNVGDQRVYASDEAHRRWWQVYDDMGDVMRGPCGLSERRKIEIGWERHVAQELGYDDQHWKINITDPRKWE; encoded by the exons ATGAAGGCGCCCCCCGGCGCTGGTGAGTCGCTCATCAAGTCTCCGGTGTCCGGTCTGCGGGCCACGGCCATCGTGAAGCTCAACGCCGCCTTCATCGCCTTCTTCCTGCTGGCCTACAtggccctcctcctccaccccaaGTACTCCCACCTCCTCGaccgcggcgccgcctccctcgtCCGCTGCACCTTCCGCGACGGCGCCTGCCCCTCCCAGTCCCCGCTCTCACGGAAG CTGggaggaacggcggcggcgaacaaGGTGGCCATGGCGACACCGACGACGGAGATCAGGATAGAGAACGCGGGGCGCGCCCCGGCCATGTTCGACGAGCTGCGGGGCCGGCTGCGGATGGGCCTGGTGAACATCGGCCGCGACGATCTCCTGCCCCTCGGCGTAGAAGGCGACGCGGTGGCCGTCGACTTCGACAAGGTCTCCGACACGTTCAAGTGGTCGGACCTCTTCCCGGAGTGGatcgacgaggaagaagaggacggCGTCCCGTCCTGCCCGGAGATCCCGATGCCAGACTTCTCCCGGCACcgcaacgacgacgacgtggaCGTGGTCGTGGCCGCGCTGCCGTGCAACCGGACGTCGAAAGGCTGGAACCGGGACGTGTTCAGGCTGCAGGTGCACCTCGTGGCGGCGCACATGGCGGCGCGGAAGGGCCGGCGGGTgcggggcggcggcaaggTGCGCGTGGTGCTGCGGAGCGAGTGCGAGCCGATGATGGACCTGTTCCGGTGCGACGAGGCGGCTGGGAGGGAAGGGGACTGGTGGATGTACATGGTCGACGTCGCGCGGCTGGAGGAGAAGCTCCGGCTGCCCGTTGGCTCCTGCAACCTCGCCATGCCGCTCTGGGGACCGACAG GCATCCACGAGGTGTTCAAcgcgtcgtcggcggcggcggccaccggcggcagcagcagcagcaacccgAAGCGCGAGGCGTACGCGACGGTGCTGCACTCGTCCGACACGTACCTGTGCGGCGCCATCGTGCTGGCGCAGAGCATCCGGCGCGCGGGCTCCACCCGCGACCTGGTGCTCCTCCACGACCACACGGTCTCCAAGCCGGCCCTCCGCGCCCTGTCCGCGGCTGGCTGGATCCCGCGCCGGATCCGGCGCATCCGCAACCCGCGGGCCGCCCGTGGCACCTACAACGAGTACAACTACAGCAAGTTCCGCCTCTGGCAGCTGACGGAGTACGCCCGCGTGGTGTTCGTGGACGCCGACATCCTGGTGCTCCGCAGCCTGGACGCGCTCTTCGGCTTCCCGCAGCTCACCGCCGTGGGCAACGACGGCTCCCTCTTCAACTCGGGCATCATGGTGATCGAGCCGTCCCGGTGCACGTTCGACGCGCTCGTCCGGGCCCGCCGCAGCATCGTGTCCTACAACGGCGGTGACCAGGGGTTCCTCAACGAGGTGTTCGTCTGGTGGCACCGCCTGCCCCGCCGCGTCAACTACCTCAAGAACTTCTGGGCCAACACCACGCAGGAGAGGGCGCTCAAGGAGCGGCTCTTCGGGGCGGACCCTGCCGAGGTGTGGGCGATACACTACCTGGGCTTGAAGCCCTGGAGGTGCTACAGGGACTACGACTGCAACTGGAATGTGGGCGACCAGCGGGTGTACGCCAGCGACGAGGCGCACAGGCGGTGGTGGCAGGTGTACGATGACATGGGGGATGTGATGAGGGGCCCGTGTGGGCTGTCGGAGCGGAGGAAGATCGAGATCGGCTGGGAAAGGCACGTCGCGCAGGAGCTCGGCTACGACGACCAGCACTGGAAGATCAACATCACCGACCCCCGCAAGTGGGAGTAG